The Limisphaerales bacterium DNA window TGGATGGTTTGCGTTGGTGCAGTTTTGGGGGTTGGGTTTCTTTCCGGCTGTAAAACTGTCAACAAGGTTAATCCGATTTCGGATGATTCCTATTTTCAATGGTTGTTTGCGCTCCCGCACAAAGCGGTGAAATCGGCGTTGGATATTGACGAGGAATAACCGATGGGCGTGAGGCTTCATCGCAATCCCTTGATTCCTTTGGCGTGATAAATGGGGTGCGGGCGTCCGGTGGAGTCGGTGTAGGTGGCGTTGGATGGGATGCCGAGTGATTCGTAAATGGTGGCGGCAAGGTTTTCGGGTTTTTGTGGCGCGTGCGCGGGATGGCCGCCGATTTTGTCGGACGCGCCAATGACGTTGCCGCCGTGCACGCCGCCGCCGGCACAAAGGATGGATTGTGCAGCACCCCAATGATCGCGCCCGGGCAGTTTGACGCCAGGCAGGGTGGTGATTTTCGGGGTGCGGCCAAATTCACTGGCCATTACGATGAGGGTATCGTCCAACAAACCGCTGGCACTCAAGTCATCGATAAGCGCGCTCAGGGCGCGATCCATGGGCGGCAGGAGATAATTTTTCAAGTTGGGGAACGCGGCTTGGTGGGTGTCCCAAGTTTCGTTGTTGCCGAGGTTCACCTGCACAAGGTTTACGCCGAGGTTCACGAGATTGCGCGCCATCAGCAGCGACCAGCCGAAACTGTTGTCACCATAGCGCTCAATTTGTTTGGGATCGGCTTTGGAAAGGTCAAAGGCATCGTGCGCCTTGCCGTTGGACAGGAGTGAAAGGGCGGCCTGACGGTATTTATCAAAATCTTCCTGATTGGCAGCGGCCTCTAGTGCGCGTGATTGGGTTTCTAGGTTTTTGCGCAGTGCGATGCGATCGTTAACGCGGCGGAGATTTAAGCCCTGCGGCAAGGCGAGTTGCGGCGCGTGAAAGGAGAGGGTTGGATCCTCCATGGCGCCGGTGGCGTGATGGAATAAATATTGTGGATACGCCCCGTAGTGCAATGGATGTTTGGGAGACGCTTCCAAAAACCACGGGTCGCGCGCGGGGCCCATGCGTCCGGCGAATTGCCCGGGAATGGTGCGGCCGGTGCGGTGCACGATTTTATCCGGCATAACAATTACGGGCGTGGGGGCGTGCCCGCGCGGCTTGAGCAGTGAGTTGGTAATGGCGGCGATGCTTGGGTCGTCGGTGTCCTGCGGTTTGCTGGGATTAAAGGCCGCCGGCGCGGCGGACAATCCGGTGAGCATCGCGTGGTGTCCCTGCGAGTGTTCGTTGTGCGGATGCGTGAGCGATCGCACGAGTGCCCATTTGTCTGAACGCTGTGCTAACCTTGGCAGGTGTTCGCAAATATGAATGCCGGGTGTTTTTGTTGGGATGGGATTAAACTCACCGCGAATTTCGCGTGGCGCATTGGGTTTGAGATCAAAACTTTCATGCTGCGCCAAACCGCCGGAAAGGAAAACGTAAATGACTGATTTCCCTCGGGCACCGGGAGCCTCCGCGCGAAGCCGCGCCACATCGCTCATCCCTAATCCCATCAGGCCCAGCGCGCCCGCTCGGATTGCGGTACGTCTGGAAACTTCGTGTTGGTGATGGCCGAAGTCCATATGACACAACGAGACACCCGATTTTACATCTCGTCAAGTAGAGAAATCATTTTCCTTTTACACCGAATTCGGCAATGGAAGCCCACGGGCCGGCGTTGATTTCGGACAGTGCGCGAATGCGGATGAATCGGCCT harbors:
- a CDS encoding DUF1501 domain-containing protein, whose translation is MDFGHHQHEVSRRTAIRAGALGLMGLGMSDVARLRAEAPGARGKSVIYVFLSGGLAQHESFDLKPNAPREIRGEFNPIPTKTPGIHICEHLPRLAQRSDKWALVRSLTHPHNEHSQGHHAMLTGLSAAPAAFNPSKPQDTDDPSIAAITNSLLKPRGHAPTPVIVMPDKIVHRTGRTIPGQFAGRMGPARDPWFLEASPKHPLHYGAYPQYLFHHATGAMEDPTLSFHAPQLALPQGLNLRRVNDRIALRKNLETQSRALEAAANQEDFDKYRQAALSLLSNGKAHDAFDLSKADPKQIERYGDNSFGWSLLMARNLVNLGVNLVQVNLGNNETWDTHQAAFPNLKNYLLPPMDRALSALIDDLSASGLLDDTLIVMASEFGRTPKITTLPGVKLPGRDHWGAAQSILCAGGGVHGGNVIGASDKIGGHPAHAPQKPENLAATIYESLGIPSNATYTDSTGRPHPIYHAKGIKGLR